A single Micromonospora luteifusca DNA region contains:
- the rpmC gene encoding 50S ribosomal protein L29, giving the protein MAAGVKATELRELSEEELVTKLREAKAELFNLRVQAATGQLDNNRRLQVIRREIARIYTIMRERELGLSAAPTEVTAS; this is encoded by the coding sequence ATGGCAGCGGGCGTTAAGGCGACCGAGCTGCGTGAGCTCTCCGAAGAGGAGCTGGTCACGAAGCTGCGGGAGGCCAAGGCGGAGCTGTTCAACCTCCGCGTGCAGGCCGCAACCGGGCAGCTGGACAACAACCGGCGGTTGCAGGTCATCCGTCGGGAGATCGCCCGGATCTACACGATCATGCGTGAGCGCGAGCTGGGGCTCTCGGCCGCGCCGACTGAGGTGACTGC
- the rplP gene encoding 50S ribosomal protein L16, protein MLMPRKPPKGFRKPHHPDRSGASKGGNRVVFGEFGIQALEPAYVTNRQIESARIAMTRHIKRGGKVWITIFPDQALTKKPAETRMGSGKGSPEWWVANVKPGRVLFEMSFPNEQIAREAMRRAIHKLPMKCRIVTREVGES, encoded by the coding sequence ATGCTGATGCCGCGCAAGCCCCCGAAGGGCTTCCGCAAGCCGCACCACCCGGACCGCAGTGGCGCGTCCAAGGGTGGTAACCGGGTGGTGTTCGGCGAGTTCGGGATCCAGGCTCTCGAGCCGGCGTACGTGACCAACCGGCAGATCGAGTCGGCACGTATCGCGATGACTCGCCACATCAAGCGTGGTGGCAAGGTCTGGATCACGATCTTCCCGGACCAGGCCCTCACCAAGAAGCCTGCCGAGACCCGGATGGGTTCCGGTAAGGGTTCGCCCGAGTGGTGGGTCGCCAACGTCAAGCCGGGGCGGGTTCTCTTCGAGATGTCCTTCCCCAACGAGCAGATCGCGCGAGAGGCCATGCGTCGCGCGATCCACAAGCTCCCGATGAAGTGCCGCATTGTTACGCGCGAAGTGGGTGAATCCTGA